ACGGCTCTCCGACGGCTTGCCGGGTAACGCCCGACGACGGGGCTCGTTGATCTCGTGAACCCCGCGAGAGGACCTCGATGCGCCGCGCCCTGCTCCCCCGACTGTCGCCGATGGTGGCGACCGCCCTGCTGGCGGCCCTCGCCGTCGCGACCGGCCCCTCGGCGGGCGCCCCGTCCGCCGCATCGGCTCCCGCGACCCTCGAGGTCAGCACGGTCGCCGCGACCGCCGCGGCCGAGCTCCCACGGCCCGGCACGGTCCTGCGCTCCGAGTCCCTGCGCCGCGACCTGTGGATCCCGGGGAGCACCAGCAGGGCCTTCCGGCTCACCTACGTCACCAAGGACTCCCACGAGCGTCGCGCCCGGAGCACCGGCACCGTCTTCGTCCCGCACGGGCAGCCCCCGAGGGGCGGCTGGCCGGTCGTGTCGTGGGCCCACGGCATCTCCGGGCTGGGCGACTCCTGCGCGCCGTCGAAGGTCGGCCCGGTCCTCAAGGAGCGCGACTGGTCCTACCTGCGCACCTGGATGGAGCAGGGCTACGCCGTGGTGGCCAGCGACTACGTCGGTCTCGGCACCCCCGACCTCATGCCCTACCTCCACGGCAAGGCCCAGGCCCACAGCGTCGTCGACATGGTGAAGGCCGGGCGTTCCTTCACCGCCGGCAAGGCGCGACGCCTGCGCCTCTCGGACGAATGGGTCACCATCGGTCAGTCCCAGGGCGGCGGCGCCTCGGTGTACACCGCCCGCTACGCGACGGCGTACGGCGGGAAGCGGCTGGACTTCCGCGGAGCCGTGGGGACCGGCACCCCGGCCTACATCGAGGACTACGTGAAGCTGCTCGGACCCCAGGACCCGCCGCTGACCGCCGACCTCAACGCCTACCTCGTCTACATCGTGGCGAGCCTGCGCGACGTCCACCCCGAGCTCGGCATCGACGAGATCCTCACCGACGCCGGCAAGCACTACGTCGGCCTCGCCGAGGTGCAGTGCGACGAGGAGTTCGCCGAGACCATGGACGGGGTGCTCATCAGCACCCTGTTCGAGGCGCCGATGGCCACCCTCCCCGGGCTCGACGAGACCCTGGCCGACTACATGGCGATGCCCGAGTCCGGCTTCGACACCCCGGTGTTCATGGCCCACGGTGCGGCCGACGTCGACGTGCCCTACGCCCAGACCGCCCGGTACGCCGCGCGGCTCGCGGCCAACGACGAGCCGGTCACGTTCCGGACCTACCCGAGCGACCACTCGGGCACCATGCAGGCCTCGCTGGAGGACACGGTCCCCTTCGTGCGCCGCCAGTTCCGCCGCTGACCGCTCCTCGCGGCATCGTCCGACCGGGTCCCTGAACCGATCCGTCCTCCCGTCGCGTCTAACGTTCCGAGGGACCAGACGGGTCCCGGAGACGAGGAACGATGAGCGACACGCGGCACGACGAGTTCGCGGACTTCGCCCACGCGCGCTCCGGCGCGCTCTTCCGCACCGCCTACCTCATGGTCGGCGACCACCAGATGGCCCAGGACCTCCTCCAGGAGGCCCTCACCAAGACCTTCGTCGCCTGGCCCCGGCTGCGCGACGTCGGCAGCGCCGAGCCCTACACGCGCAAGGCGATCGTCACCACGGCGATCTCCTGGAAGCGCCGCAAGGCGTGGTACGGCGAGCGTCCGGTGGAGCACCTCCCCGAGACCGCGGCGCCGGCCGACGACCCGGAGCTGCGCGACCTGGTGTGGCGCGAGCTCCAGGCTCTGCCCGCCCGGCAGCGGGCCGCCCTCGTGCTCCGGTTCTACGAGGACCTCTCGGAAGCACAGATCGCCGAGGCCATGGGCTGTGCCCGCGGCACGGTGAAGAGCCAGATCTCCCAGGGTGTCGCCAAGCTGCGCGCCCGCTTCGGTGACCGTCTCGGCCCCGACCTCGACCTCCTCGTCACCGGAAAGGTGAGCTGACATGACCTCCCTGATCACCGACGTCCTGACCGAGCGCGCCGAGCGCGCCGGGTCCCCCGTCCTCGACCTCGACCGCATCGCCGCCGACGGTGAGCACCGCGCCCGCCGCGCCCGCGTCACGCGCATCGCCGGTGCCAGCGGCGTCGGCCTGCTCGCCGCCGCCACGGTCGGCGCCGTCGTCCTCGCCGGCCTCGACGGCTCCCCCGGACGGAGCGCCACCGGGCCCGACGTGGCGGGCGCACCGTCCTCGGCCCCCGCGGCACCGGTGCCGGTGAGCCGGATGCTGAGCTACGCCACGGGCGAGAGCATCGTGGTGCCGCAGGCCGACCTCGAGCTGCGCGCCGGCAAGCGCGTCGCGTCGTTCGTCCCGGTCGACGACGGCTTCGTCTGGATGGCCCCGGAGGGCGCGGTGTCCTTCCTCCCCTCCGACGGGGGCGCCTCCACGACCATCGGGCTGACCGAACCCTCCGGCGGGGCCCTGAGGGCGGAGAACGACGGCTCGCTCGTGGCGTGGATCGACTTCGCCGTCACCGGCGGTCCCGAGCTCGTCGTCCACGACACCGCGACGGGCGCCGAGGTGCTGCGCACCGGCGAGAACCTCGACGCGGACGCCGACGCCTACCGCGACAGCCCGAACCCGGCCTACGTGTACGCC
This DNA window, taken from Nocardioides sp. HDW12B, encodes the following:
- a CDS encoding SigE family RNA polymerase sigma factor — translated: MSDTRHDEFADFAHARSGALFRTAYLMVGDHQMAQDLLQEALTKTFVAWPRLRDVGSAEPYTRKAIVTTAISWKRRKAWYGERPVEHLPETAAPADDPELRDLVWRELQALPARQRAALVLRFYEDLSEAQIAEAMGCARGTVKSQISQGVAKLRARFGDRLGPDLDLLVTGKVS
- a CDS encoding lipase family protein is translated as MRRALLPRLSPMVATALLAALAVATGPSAGAPSAASAPATLEVSTVAATAAAELPRPGTVLRSESLRRDLWIPGSTSRAFRLTYVTKDSHERRARSTGTVFVPHGQPPRGGWPVVSWAHGISGLGDSCAPSKVGPVLKERDWSYLRTWMEQGYAVVASDYVGLGTPDLMPYLHGKAQAHSVVDMVKAGRSFTAGKARRLRLSDEWVTIGQSQGGGASVYTARYATAYGGKRLDFRGAVGTGTPAYIEDYVKLLGPQDPPLTADLNAYLVYIVASLRDVHPELGIDEILTDAGKHYVGLAEVQCDEEFAETMDGVLISTLFEAPMATLPGLDETLADYMAMPESGFDTPVFMAHGAADVDVPYAQTARYAARLAANDEPVTFRTYPSDHSGTMQASLEDTVPFVRRQFRR